The following are from one region of the Halarcobacter sp. genome:
- a CDS encoding MFS transporter, translating into MIYYYALLAFPLATIGLPLYIYLPTFYATNVGIDIALVGIILFIARISDVFTDPLLGVLSDKCLKKYNSRKPLMIVGAFLLVISFYFLINPSLEYKSYWLFFFSVLIYFAWSMISIPYLTWSSELSTNYYEKTKLNSFREVSTILGLLLALVAPYFASSDRIEEKLNILFMVFFFVFVIFFLISMIKITPQQKALNNTFNLKDIKEVYKKIPQLKTLQLGYFFNNLANAIPATLFLLFIETVIKKEENSSEVLILYFLSGVLALPLWTLLSKKIGKKNVWIASILLASSSFIFVIFLEENDLLLFAVISIVSGLSLGADIAFPTAIQADLTQKIKTINDNISGLVFGIWTMITKISLALSIAISFGILGLVDFDKQNLTATSLLTITLLYGLVPVVLKFISIFIIFKYNEEN; encoded by the coding sequence ATGATATATTATTACGCTTTACTTGCTTTCCCTTTGGCAACTATTGGGCTTCCTTTATATATCTATTTGCCTACATTTTATGCAACAAATGTAGGTATTGATATTGCTTTGGTTGGAATAATCTTATTTATAGCAAGAATAAGCGATGTGTTTACAGACCCATTACTTGGCGTTCTAAGTGATAAGTGTCTCAAAAAATACAACAGTAGAAAACCACTTATGATAGTTGGAGCATTTTTACTTGTTATCTCTTTTTATTTTCTTATAAATCCTAGTTTAGAATACAAAAGCTATTGGTTGTTTTTCTTTTCTGTTTTGATATATTTTGCTTGGAGTATGATAAGTATTCCATACCTTACTTGGAGTTCTGAATTAAGTACAAACTATTATGAAAAAACAAAACTAAATAGTTTTAGAGAAGTATCAACTATCTTAGGACTTTTGTTAGCTTTAGTTGCTCCATATTTTGCAAGTTCTGATAGAATAGAAGAGAAGCTAAACATACTTTTTATGGTGTTCTTTTTTGTATTTGTTATCTTCTTTTTAATATCTATGATAAAAATAACTCCACAACAAAAAGCTTTAAATAACACCTTTAACCTAAAAGATATAAAAGAGGTTTATAAAAAAATTCCTCAACTAAAAACCTTACAATTAGGGTATTTTTTCAATAACCTTGCAAATGCGATTCCAGCAACACTATTTTTGCTTTTTATTGAAACTGTTATAAAAAAGGAGGAAAACTCATCAGAGGTTTTGATTTTATATTTTTTATCAGGAGTTTTAGCACTTCCTTTATGGACTTTATTGTCTAAAAAAATTGGCAAAAAAAATGTCTGGATTGCATCTATATTATTAGCTTCAAGCTCTTTTATATTTGTAATTTTTTTAGAAGAAAACGACCTTTTGCTTTTTGCAGTTATTTCTATAGTTTCAGGGCTATCACTTGGAGCTGATATTGCATTTCCAACTGCTATACAAGCTGATTTAACTCAAAAGATAAAAACCATAAATGACAATATCTCAGGGCTTGTATTTGGAATATGGACTATGATTACTAAAATATCACTTGCTTTATCTATTGCTATTAGCTTTGGGATACTAGGTTTAGTAGACTTTGATAAGCAAAACCTTACAGCAACTTCATTGCTAACTATTACTTTACTATATGGTTTAGTACCAGTAGTTTTAAAATTTATATCAATATTTATTATTTTTAAGTACAATGAAGAAAATTAA
- a CDS encoding SDR family NAD(P)-dependent oxidoreductase: protein MEKQQRFWIVGSSSGIGLELVKILLSEGHFVVASSRTAQENEDLLNLQNTFKANLKLVSLDVNNDEELDSKVKEAWKCFRGLDLWFYNAGAYEVMDIDNWNFKHFKQMNDVNYLGVLKIMTRVLPYFQNQGFGRWLWNLSLSTYFGLPKGGGYSAPKAALLNLAQSIHPELRNKNITLQVVNHGFVKTRLTAKNDFEMPQLMTPQFTAKKIYEGIQKDESFEIRFPFKLGIFLRVLSYLPYKISLALTRRML, encoded by the coding sequence ATGGAAAAGCAACAAAGATTTTGGATAGTAGGAAGTAGTAGTGGTATTGGTTTAGAGTTAGTAAAGATATTGTTATCTGAGGGGCATTTTGTGGTTGCTAGTTCAAGAACTGCCCAAGAAAATGAAGATTTACTAAACTTACAAAACACATTTAAAGCCAACTTAAAACTTGTAAGTCTTGATGTAAACAACGATGAAGAGCTAGACTCAAAAGTAAAAGAGGCTTGGAAGTGTTTTAGAGGGCTTGACCTTTGGTTTTACAATGCTGGAGCATATGAAGTTATGGATATAGACAACTGGAACTTCAAACACTTTAAACAGATGAATGATGTAAACTATTTGGGTGTTTTAAAAATCATGACTAGAGTTTTACCATATTTTCAAAATCAAGGTTTTGGAAGATGGCTTTGGAACCTTAGTCTTTCTACATATTTTGGATTGCCAAAAGGTGGAGGATATTCTGCACCTAAAGCTGCACTTTTAAATTTAGCTCAATCTATACATCCAGAACTAAGAAACAAAAACATTACTCTGCAAGTAGTAAACCATGGGTTTGTAAAGACAAGACTTACAGCCAAAAATGACTTTGAGATGCCACAGTTAATGACACCACAGTTTACAGCAAAAAAGATTTATGAAGGGATACAAAAAGATGAAAGTTTTGAGATAAGATTTCCTTTTAAACTTGGTATATTTTTGAGAGTTTTATCCTATCTTCCTTATAAAATCTCACTTGCACTTACAAGGAGAATGTTATGA
- a CDS encoding DUF1365 domain-containing protein, whose product MSHRFYDGQIYHKRLSPTKHDFTYKFFMVDIEISTIEKLKDKLFSLNKFNLFSFYSKDHFGNSKNFNENIENLLKKFPVDTKDKNYKIRFITLPRICGFVFNPISLLLLLENDRPKYLLAEVHNYNGGRIIYPLKLETKDGEKYFAEGNKDMYVSPFFKRDGEYKFTLKYSKEELVLNILLYEDKEKMLTTTLNTKAMQFNTRNILKLFLKHTFLTFFVVTRTIYQSIKLKLKGLKWTSPIKQDQIRRY is encoded by the coding sequence ATGAGCCATAGATTTTATGATGGACAAATCTATCACAAAAGATTAAGTCCTACAAAACATGATTTTACATATAAATTTTTTATGGTTGATATTGAGATTTCTACTATAGAAAAGTTAAAAGATAAACTATTTTCTCTAAACAAATTTAATCTTTTTTCTTTTTATTCAAAAGATCATTTTGGAAACAGTAAAAACTTCAATGAAAACATAGAAAACTTACTAAAAAAATTTCCAGTAGATACAAAAGACAAAAACTACAAAATAAGATTTATAACTCTTCCTAGAATATGTGGTTTTGTTTTTAATCCTATATCTTTATTGCTTTTACTTGAAAATGATAGACCAAAATATCTTTTAGCAGAGGTTCATAACTACAACGGTGGGAGAATAATCTATCCACTTAAACTTGAAACAAAAGATGGAGAAAAATATTTTGCAGAAGGAAATAAAGATATGTATGTATCCCCTTTTTTTAAAAGAGATGGAGAATACAAGTTTACACTAAAGTATTCAAAAGAAGAGTTAGTTTTAAATATCTTGCTTTATGAAGATAAAGAAAAAATGCTAACAACAACACTAAACACAAAAGCTATGCAGTTTAATACTAGAAATATTTTGAAACTGTTTTTAAAACACACTTTCTTAACTTTTTTTGTAGTTACTAGAACTATTTATCAAAGTATAAAACTAAAACTAAAAGGGCTTAAATGGACAAGCCCAATAAAACAAGACCAAATAAGGAGATACTAA
- a CDS encoding lipocalin family protein, protein MRVCLTLAFILLLTSISFSWANYTKAPPPVTYVNPKSFSGLWYEIARTYNSFEKNCVGASVEYKLIDEFKYDVTNRCFEKTFEGKLISYNGTAEALYEQNMSQLEKTYFWIFSKDYRVIYLDDYKTAVMSDENMENLWIMNREPFLSKKKLDSILMFLDKYVDTSKLIFTPQNKDGKYK, encoded by the coding sequence GTGAGAGTTTGTCTAACTTTAGCTTTTATTTTATTACTTACTTCAATAAGCTTTTCATGGGCAAATTATACAAAAGCCCCTCCTCCTGTAACTTATGTAAACCCTAAGAGTTTTAGTGGTCTTTGGTATGAGATAGCAAGAACTTACAACTCTTTTGAAAAAAACTGTGTTGGTGCATCTGTTGAGTATAAACTAATAGATGAGTTTAAATACGATGTAACAAATAGATGTTTTGAAAAAACTTTTGAAGGCAAACTTATATCTTACAACGGTACAGCTGAAGCTTTATATGAACAAAATATGTCTCAATTAGAGAAAACATATTTTTGGATATTTAGCAAAGATTATAGAGTGATTTATTTAGATGATTACAAAACTGCTGTAATGAGTGATGAAAATATGGAAAATCTATGGATTATGAATAGAGAGCCTTTTCTTAGTAAAAAGAAGCTTGATTCTATTTTGATGTTTTTAGATAAGTATGTTGATACTTCAAAACTGATATTTACACCTCAAAATAAAGATGGAAAATACAAATGA
- a CDS encoding FAD-dependent oxidoreductase, whose translation MKTEKKLKIAVLGAGISGLGTAYLLSKKHSVDLYEKENRLGGHARTTFVEEDNRRFGVDTGFLVFNHETYPLLTKLFKELDVKIENSDMSFAFWDKSSDIAYNGQSLKGMFVQKKNLFNISHYVMIRDIIKFNKKANQDLENNSKDLDKTLKEYLEEFSDYFKQRYIIPMGASIWSTPTKKMNEFPARTFLTFFKNHGLLGVDTHHQWLTVSGGSINYVEKVAQNISGDIFLNAQISFVEREENTVIVHQKDGTKKVYDKVVFAMHAPDALELIEKPTLDEMEILSCFTYKENQAVLHNDKKALYPDKKAYAAWNYKSENKNGDVTLSYWINLLQNLDAKKEYFVSLNETSKLDKIIEKIEYSHPQFDLRAIEAQEKHHLISGKNNTYYAGAYWRYGFHEDGLYSANRIAKEFGCEL comes from the coding sequence ATGAAAACAGAAAAAAAACTAAAAATAGCAGTTCTTGGAGCTGGAATTAGTGGCTTGGGTACTGCTTACTTACTAAGTAAAAAACATAGCGTAGATTTATATGAAAAAGAAAACAGACTTGGTGGTCATGCTAGAACAACTTTTGTAGAAGAAGATAATAGAAGATTTGGTGTTGATACAGGTTTTCTAGTTTTCAATCACGAAACATATCCTTTACTTACAAAACTTTTTAAAGAACTTGATGTAAAAATAGAAAACAGTGATATGAGTTTTGCTTTTTGGGACAAAAGTTCAGATATAGCTTACAACGGACAATCTTTAAAAGGGATGTTTGTACAAAAGAAAAATCTTTTTAATATAAGTCATTATGTGATGATTAGAGATATTATAAAGTTTAATAAAAAAGCAAATCAAGACTTAGAAAACAACTCAAAAGATTTAGATAAAACTCTAAAAGAATATTTAGAAGAGTTTTCTGATTACTTCAAACAAAGATATATTATCCCAATGGGTGCTTCTATTTGGTCAACTCCAACAAAAAAAATGAATGAGTTTCCAGCTAGAACTTTTTTGACTTTCTTTAAAAACCATGGACTTTTAGGTGTTGATACACACCACCAATGGCTAACTGTTAGTGGAGGTTCTATAAATTATGTTGAAAAAGTGGCTCAAAATATCTCAGGAGATATATTTTTAAATGCCCAAATATCTTTCGTAGAGAGAGAAGAAAATACTGTAATTGTTCATCAAAAAGATGGCACAAAAAAAGTATATGATAAAGTGGTATTTGCAATGCATGCACCTGATGCTTTAGAGTTAATTGAAAAACCAACTTTAGATGAGATGGAGATACTTTCTTGTTTTACTTATAAAGAAAACCAAGCAGTATTACACAACGACAAAAAAGCATTATATCCAGACAAAAAAGCCTACGCAGCTTGGAACTATAAAAGTGAAAATAAAAATGGAGATGTAACTTTATCTTATTGGATTAATTTACTTCAAAATCTAGATGCAAAAAAAGAGTATTTTGTATCACTAAATGAGACTTCGAAATTAGATAAAATTATAGAAAAAATAGAATACTCTCACCCACAATTTGATTTAAGAGCAATAGAAGCACAAGAGAAACACCACCTAATAAGTGGCAAAAACAACACATATTATGCAGGTGCATATTGGAGATATGGCTTCCATGAAGATGGTTTATATAGTGCAAATAGAATTGCAAAAGAGTTTGGATGTGAATTATGA
- a CDS encoding cyclopropane-fatty-acyl-phospholipid synthase family protein — protein MDKPNKTRPNKEILMEGFWNKIGKNFLSKIEKGRLEVTFSNGETITYGNTSTPFAKLKLNNAQLFKRLTLFGDIGFAESYMDGDFKCDDLTSLIKIALINSSQLQTKSEDEKKFSLYNTFPVFNKIKHYLRKNSKTKSQKNISQHYDLSNDFFKLMLDDTMMYSSAVFETFDEPLYDAQKRKIDILAKKLNLKKGSKVLEIGSGWGAMSMHLVKEYGCEVTTLTLSKEQKKLCEDRFKEHKIEESVNVMLQDYRDMQGQFDAIIAVEMFEAVGREYFDIFFKKCESLLSHHGILVMQIITMPDQRYDAYCKGTDFIQKYIFPGGHLPSVGKILDVTSKNTKLNLLHMEEFTEHYAKTLNIWHENFNEKIEDIKKLGFDEYFIRMWKMYLCYCEAAFLTRNINLVQVAFTRYENMALNQGYVA, from the coding sequence ATGGACAAGCCCAATAAAACAAGACCAAATAAGGAGATACTAATGGAAGGTTTCTGGAATAAAATAGGAAAAAACTTTTTATCTAAGATAGAAAAAGGTAGATTAGAAGTAACTTTTAGCAATGGAGAAACTATCACTTATGGAAATACAAGTACACCATTTGCAAAACTAAAACTAAACAATGCACAACTTTTCAAAAGACTAACTCTTTTTGGAGATATTGGTTTTGCGGAGAGTTATATGGATGGAGATTTTAAGTGTGATGATTTGACTTCATTGATAAAAATAGCACTTATAAACTCTTCACAACTACAAACAAAAAGTGAAGATGAAAAAAAATTTAGTTTATATAACACTTTTCCAGTTTTCAATAAAATAAAACATTATCTAAGAAAAAACTCAAAAACTAAATCTCAAAAAAACATCTCACAACACTATGATTTATCAAATGACTTTTTTAAACTTATGCTTGATGATACGATGATGTACTCTTCTGCTGTATTTGAAACTTTTGATGAGCCTTTATATGATGCACAAAAAAGAAAAATAGATATCTTAGCAAAAAAACTGAATCTAAAAAAAGGTTCAAAAGTCCTAGAAATAGGTTCAGGTTGGGGAGCTATGTCTATGCATTTAGTGAAAGAATATGGTTGTGAAGTTACAACTTTAACCCTATCAAAAGAGCAAAAGAAACTTTGTGAAGATAGATTTAAAGAGCATAAAATAGAAGAATCAGTAAATGTAATGCTTCAAGATTATAGAGATATGCAAGGTCAATTTGACGCGATTATTGCTGTAGAGATGTTTGAAGCAGTTGGAAGAGAATATTTTGATATCTTCTTTAAAAAATGTGAGAGTTTATTAAGCCATCATGGAATACTTGTAATGCAAATAATAACAATGCCAGACCAAAGATATGATGCATACTGTAAAGGAACTGATTTTATACAAAAGTATATCTTCCCAGGAGGTCATCTTCCTAGTGTAGGAAAAATACTAGATGTAACTTCAAAAAACACAAAACTAAACCTTCTTCATATGGAAGAGTTTACAGAGCATTATGCAAAAACTTTAAATATTTGGCATGAAAACTTTAATGAAAAGATTGAAGATATTAAAAAACTTGGTTTTGATGAGTATTTTATAAGAATGTGGAAAATGTACCTTTGTTATTGTGAAGCAGCCTTTTTAACTAGAAATATAAACTTAGTGCAAGTTGCATTTACAAGATATGAAAATATGGCTCTAAATCAAGGATATGTAGCATGA
- a CDS encoding exonuclease SbcCD subunit D C-terminal domain-containing protein, which produces MNKSRVEEHKAFLSWLIDTIEEKQIELLLVSGDIFDTGTPPNYALELYYNFLKQLSSKKSLKTTIITAGNHDSVSTLKAPKQLLEALNVHVVVNGDEEENIIIPIKDDDETKAIVCAVPFLRDSVIRQSLGGETVSDKEKLANDGIKSYYENAYKKAKELNLNVPIIAMGHLTTVGSRTSESERNIYIGGTLDIGGDYLGSLFDYVALGHLHINQTVGSDHVRYSGSPIPLSFSESKNTQKVNLVTIDNSVEVEELEIPLKRKLQVIKGNLGTIKDELKKVEDKTTWIEVHIKDDNPMFANTQIREEATKLDLIILAVKIAKSEKQIRAKELKAISLDELSVNDVFEKRLEQENIEDKEFKEQLTLSFSQVVNKLHESEEQI; this is translated from the coding sequence ATGAACAAAAGCAGAGTAGAGGAGCACAAAGCTTTTTTATCTTGGCTAATAGATACAATAGAAGAAAAACAAATAGAACTTTTACTAGTATCAGGAGATATTTTTGATACAGGAACACCACCAAACTATGCACTAGAACTCTACTACAACTTTTTAAAACAGTTATCATCAAAAAAGAGTTTAAAAACTACAATCATCACAGCAGGGAACCACGACTCAGTTTCTACACTAAAAGCACCAAAACAACTACTTGAAGCATTAAATGTTCATGTAGTAGTAAATGGCGATGAAGAGGAAAATATAATCATCCCTATAAAAGATGATGATGAGACTAAAGCAATAGTTTGTGCAGTTCCTTTTTTAAGAGATAGTGTTATAAGACAATCACTTGGCGGAGAAACTGTAAGTGACAAAGAAAAGCTTGCAAATGATGGTATCAAAAGCTACTATGAAAACGCATACAAAAAAGCAAAAGAGTTAAACTTAAATGTACCAATCATAGCTATGGGACACCTTACAACTGTAGGAAGTAGAACAAGTGAAAGTGAAAGAAATATCTATATAGGTGGAACACTTGATATTGGTGGAGATTATCTTGGAAGTCTATTTGACTATGTAGCTTTAGGACACTTGCATATCAATCAAACAGTTGGTTCTGACCATGTGAGATACTCAGGCTCTCCAATACCACTAAGTTTTTCAGAGTCAAAAAACACTCAAAAAGTAAACCTTGTAACTATTGATAATAGTGTAGAAGTAGAAGAGTTAGAAATCCCACTAAAGAGAAAACTGCAAGTTATCAAAGGCAACTTGGGAACTATAAAAGATGAATTAAAAAAGGTGGAAGATAAAACAACTTGGATAGAAGTTCATATCAAAGATGATAACCCAATGTTTGCAAATACACAGATAAGAGAAGAAGCCACAAAATTAGACCTAATAATCCTTGCAGTTAAAATAGCAAAAAGTGAAAAACAAATCAGAGCAAAAGAACTAAAAGCTATAAGCCTAGATGAACTAAGTGTAAATGATGTATTTGAAAAAAGATTAGAGCAAGAAAACATAGAAGACAAAGAGTTCAAAGAGCAACTAACTCTTAGTTTCTCTCAAGTAGTAAATAAGCTTCACGAAAGTGAGGAACAAATCTAA
- a CDS encoding nuclear transport factor 2 family protein has product MIYADFFENIDKDTSIHEFAQVFDLNAKFKDPFHEVKGLDEIYKVFQKMYENLDNPRFTILDTMSEKNISYIKWEFSFYFKKQLVKQSFIGLSRVVFNSDNKAISHEDFWDVGENIYEKIPFISSIIKFVKNKIKS; this is encoded by the coding sequence ATGATTTATGCAGATTTTTTTGAAAATATAGACAAAGATACAAGTATACATGAGTTTGCGCAAGTGTTTGATTTAAATGCAAAGTTTAAAGACCCTTTTCATGAAGTAAAAGGTTTAGATGAGATATATAAAGTGTTTCAAAAGATGTATGAAAACTTGGATAACCCTAGATTTACAATCCTTGATACTATGTCTGAAAAAAACATCTCATATATCAAATGGGAATTTTCTTTTTACTTTAAAAAGCAACTAGTAAAACAAAGTTTTATAGGACTTAGTAGAGTTGTTTTTAACTCTGACAATAAAGCAATATCTCACGAAGACTTTTGGGATGTAGGAGAAAATATATATGAAAAAATCCCATTTATATCAAGCATAATCAAGTTTGTAAAAAACAAGATTAAATCATGA
- a CDS encoding AAA family ATPase — protein sequence MKILKVKLLNINSLKREFEIDFQKFLKDESLFAITGPTGAGKSTILDVITCSLYGRTARLKNPNDLMSRHTGEAFCEVEFEVKRKNYRCSWGVKRARKNPDGKFQPAKMEIVDLDSGKVIESYLSKVPKVVEEITGLDFDRFTRSMMLAQGSFDAFLKADVNERSTLLENITGTQIYKQISKSIYQTFSEKNKEIETTQIALGSIELLDTEIVQEKTKQLEESKKQKQELDKKEAQLKKISTWLDTLKTLENDNIKYTHEFEQISKEKEDKKEEFLKLELANKALRIQPINQEKNQLSTTITNDKQRLESLKQEKETLTKEITSKSNELDTSKETLEKEKLSYTQNYNKLKEVRVLQTQVENKYALNIEKSKKISSYLQELAKLFEVDFQTLLNDESQLQSYYESFSNTLNTSKEQLNNLLDEYKACEEQTKDINTKENNIRAKLKEIESLLKALEDYEKLNQELTQEQTNIKEYNSQIKAQTNLNNEKTKLINQIQETLLTLKQTREKELLIKNYEQDRVKLKDGEECFLCGSKEHPYINHSINIDIDKTTKKIKEQEDYLQEQNKELNQAQINLGKLSTKLESSNLNLQKQQTTKTQIEEFFQANSFKIEQDSKANLQEQNQINEAKLKEYVLLREQKEKLQAQKENQQTVVNNHVQKEQQIKSNIKAIEELKQEQKALNKELQELQTKSKSILDVPNLDEFEQTIQKSLDSVSKYYNDLQTYLSSLKTKDEATTKQMEQLVQKQTEDNQTLELLTMKFHKVLEEYGFSSYEEFEKAKLEKEQFETLSTLYKNIEEKYSQIQTLKTDTAKKLKEHKEQEKELSFDNRTLEDINKELQELQSTIDKLQESIGSLSKELEINASNMKKSEDKIKELEKKKEASKVWVKLNEMIGSATGDKFAKFAQGITLDQLIYLANKHLSVLSPRYELQRATDSSKLLDIEIIDGFQGDAVRGVNTLSGGESFIVSLSLALGLSNLASQKISIDSLFLDEGFGTLDSDSLELALNALNQLQSSGKMVGVISHVEALKERIPLQIKVEPKGDGTSVLELN from the coding sequence ATGAAAATACTAAAAGTAAAACTACTAAACATAAACTCCCTAAAAAGAGAGTTTGAAATAGACTTTCAAAAGTTTTTAAAAGATGAATCACTTTTTGCAATAACAGGACCAACAGGAGCAGGAAAAAGTACAATCCTAGATGTAATAACTTGCTCACTATATGGAAGAACAGCAAGACTTAAAAATCCGAATGACCTGATGAGTAGACATACTGGAGAAGCATTTTGTGAAGTAGAATTTGAAGTAAAAAGAAAAAACTATAGATGTTCTTGGGGTGTAAAAAGAGCAAGAAAAAATCCAGATGGAAAGTTTCAACCAGCAAAGATGGAAATAGTTGATTTAGATTCTGGAAAAGTTATTGAATCATATTTATCAAAAGTTCCAAAAGTAGTAGAAGAAATTACTGGATTAGATTTTGATAGGTTTACTAGGTCAATGATGTTAGCACAAGGTTCTTTTGATGCTTTTCTAAAAGCAGATGTTAATGAGCGTTCTACTCTTTTAGAAAATATAACTGGTACACAAATTTATAAACAAATCTCAAAAAGCATATATCAAACTTTTTCAGAAAAAAATAAAGAGATAGAAACTACCCAAATAGCACTAGGAAGTATAGAACTACTAGATACTGAGATAGTACAAGAAAAAACAAAACAACTAGAAGAGAGCAAAAAACAAAAGCAAGAACTAGACAAAAAAGAAGCCCAACTAAAGAAAATATCAACTTGGCTAGATACTTTAAAAACTCTTGAAAATGACAATATCAAATATACTCATGAGTTCGAACAAATCTCAAAAGAGAAAGAGGACAAAAAAGAGGAGTTCCTAAAACTAGAACTTGCAAACAAGGCTCTAAGAATACAGCCAATAAACCAAGAAAAAAACCAACTCTCAACAACCATAACAAATGACAAGCAAAGATTAGAATCACTAAAGCAAGAGAAAGAAACCCTAACAAAAGAGATAACAAGCAAATCAAATGAACTAGACACTTCAAAAGAAACTCTAGAAAAAGAAAAACTCTCATACACTCAAAACTACAACAAACTAAAAGAGGTAAGAGTTCTACAAACACAAGTTGAGAATAAATACGCCCTAAACATAGAAAAAAGCAAAAAGATATCAAGCTATCTACAAGAATTAGCAAAACTATTTGAAGTAGATTTTCAAACACTGTTAAATGACGAATCACAACTGCAAAGCTACTATGAAAGCTTTTCAAACACTTTAAACACTTCAAAAGAGCAACTAAACAATCTCTTAGATGAATACAAAGCGTGTGAGGAACAAACAAAAGATATAAACACAAAAGAAAACAACATAAGAGCCAAACTAAAAGAGATAGAATCACTTCTAAAAGCACTAGAAGATTATGAAAAGCTAAACCAAGAACTAACCCAAGAACAAACAAACATAAAAGAATACAACTCACAAATAAAAGCACAAACAAACCTAAACAACGAAAAAACAAAACTAATAAATCAAATACAAGAGACTCTATTAACTTTAAAACAAACAAGAGAAAAAGAGCTTCTTATTAAAAACTACGAACAAGACAGAGTCAAACTAAAAGATGGGGAAGAGTGTTTCTTGTGTGGTTCAAAAGAGCATCCATATATCAATCATAGTATCAATATCGATATAGACAAAACCACAAAAAAAATAAAAGAGCAAGAAGATTATCTACAAGAGCAAAACAAAGAACTAAATCAAGCACAAATAAATCTAGGTAAATTAAGCACAAAACTAGAATCTTCAAACCTAAACTTACAAAAACAACAAACAACAAAAACACAAATAGAAGAGTTCTTCCAAGCAAATAGTTTCAAAATAGAGCAAGACTCAAAAGCAAACCTGCAAGAACAAAACCAAATAAATGAAGCCAAACTAAAAGAGTATGTACTTTTAAGAGAGCAAAAAGAGAAACTACAAGCACAAAAAGAAAACCAACAAACAGTAGTAAACAACCATGTGCAAAAAGAACAACAGATAAAATCAAACATCAAAGCAATAGAAGAGTTAAAACAAGAGCAAAAAGCTTTAAATAAAGAACTTCAAGAGTTACAAACAAAAAGCAAATCTATCTTAGATGTACCAAATCTAGATGAGTTTGAACAAACTATTCAAAAAAGTCTTGATAGTGTTTCAAAATATTATAACGATTTGCAAACATATCTTTCAAGTCTAAAAACAAAAGATGAAGCAACTACAAAACAAATGGAACAACTAGTACAAAAACAAACAGAAGATAATCAAACACTAGAACTGCTAACTATGAAGTTTCACAAAGTCCTAGAAGAGTATGGCTTTAGTTCATATGAAGAGTTTGAAAAAGCAAAGCTAGAAAAAGAGCAGTTTGAAACTCTATCAACTCTATATAAAAACATAGAAGAGAAATACTCACAAATACAAACACTCAAAACAGACACAGCCAAAAAACTAAAAGAGCATAAAGAGCAAGAAAAAGAACTCTCTTTTGATAACAGAACTTTAGAAGATATAAACAAAGAGCTACAAGAGTTACAAAGCACTATAGACAAACTTCAAGAAAGTATTGGAAGCCTTTCAAAAGAGCTAGAGATAAATGCTTCAAATATGAAAAAATCAGAAGACAAAATCAAAGAACTTGAAAAGAAAAAAGAAGCCTCAAAAGTATGGGTAAAACTAAATGAGATGATAGGTTCAGCCACAGGAGACAAATTTGCCAAATTTGCCCAAGGTATAACCCTAGACCAACTAATCTACCTAGCAAACAAACACTTAAGTGTACTTAGCCCAAGATATGAACTCCAAAGAGCCACAGACTCAAGCAAGCTTTTAGATATAGAGATAATAGATGGCTTCCAAGGAGACGCGGTAAGAGGTGTAAATACACTCTCAGGTGGAGAAAGCTTCATAGTAAGTTTATCTTTAGCCTTAGGACTATCAAATCTAGCAAGCCAAAAGATAAGTATAGATTCACTTTTCCTAGATGAAGGGTTTGGAACACTAGATAGTGATAGCCTAGAGCTAGCCCTAAATGCACTAAATCAGTTACAAAGTTCAGGAAAAATGGTAGGTGTGATTTCCCATGTGGAAGCACTAAAAGAGAGAATTCCATTGCAGATAAAGGTTGAGCCTAAAGGTGATGGAACGAGTGTTTTGGAATTGAATTAG